One genomic segment of Echeneis naucrates chromosome 18, fEcheNa1.1, whole genome shotgun sequence includes these proteins:
- the LOC115058995 gene encoding RWD domain-containing protein 4-like isoform X1: MTANEDQEMELEALRSIYEGDEGFKEVSPVSFQFRIGGLEDTKAFILDITWPETYPDTAPQISLDAFFNNRISVETKQLILSKLEQQVEANLGTAMMYTLFEWAKDNQEALMENHKPVMSTVASTSSSEVTNTISTAKKKEKKEQLTKAQKRRIINRTDNKGELPRGWNWVDVIKHLSKTGGKDDD, from the exons ATGACAGCGAACGAGGACCAGGAG atggaGCTGGAGGCTCTGCGCTCCATCTACGAGGGGGATGAGGGCTTCAAGGAAGTTAGTCCAGTGTCATTTCAGTTCAGG ATAGGAGGCCTCGAGGACACCAAAGCATTTATCCTGGACATCACATGGCCGGAGACGTACCCAGACACGGCCCCACAAATCTCCCTAGATGCCTTTTTCAATAACAGGAT TTCTGTAGAGACAAAACAGCTGATTCTGTCGaagctggagcagcaggtggaggctAACCTAGGGACTGCAATGATGTACACCCTGTTTGAGTGGGCCAAGGACAACCAGGAGGCACTGATGGAGAACCATAAACCTGTAATGAGTACTGTG GCATCGACATCCAGCAGTGAGGTGACCAACACAATTTCAACAgccaagaagaaggagaagaaagaacagCTGACAAAGGCTCAGAAGAGGAGGATCATCAATAGAACAG ATAACAAAGGAGAGCTGCCCCGAGGCTGGAACTGGGTGGATGTTATCAAA CAC ttgaGTAAAACGGGTGGGAAGGATGACGACTAA
- the LOC115058995 gene encoding RWD domain-containing protein 4-like isoform X2, with amino-acid sequence MTANEDQEMELEALRSIYEGDEGFKEVSPVSFQFRIGGLEDTKAFILDITWPETYPDTAPQISLDAFFNNRISVETKQLILSKLEQQVEANLGTAMMYTLFEWAKDNQEALMENHKPVMSTASTSSSEVTNTISTAKKKEKKEQLTKAQKRRIINRTDNKGELPRGWNWVDVIKHLSKTGGKDDD; translated from the exons ATGACAGCGAACGAGGACCAGGAG atggaGCTGGAGGCTCTGCGCTCCATCTACGAGGGGGATGAGGGCTTCAAGGAAGTTAGTCCAGTGTCATTTCAGTTCAGG ATAGGAGGCCTCGAGGACACCAAAGCATTTATCCTGGACATCACATGGCCGGAGACGTACCCAGACACGGCCCCACAAATCTCCCTAGATGCCTTTTTCAATAACAGGAT TTCTGTAGAGACAAAACAGCTGATTCTGTCGaagctggagcagcaggtggaggctAACCTAGGGACTGCAATGATGTACACCCTGTTTGAGTGGGCCAAGGACAACCAGGAGGCACTGATGGAGAACCATAAACCTGTAATGAGTACT GCATCGACATCCAGCAGTGAGGTGACCAACACAATTTCAACAgccaagaagaaggagaagaaagaacagCTGACAAAGGCTCAGAAGAGGAGGATCATCAATAGAACAG ATAACAAAGGAGAGCTGCCCCGAGGCTGGAACTGGGTGGATGTTATCAAA CAC ttgaGTAAAACGGGTGGGAAGGATGACGACTAA